In one Pseudomonas sp. SCA2728.1_7 genomic region, the following are encoded:
- the nuoL gene encoding NADH-quinone oxidoreductase subunit L — MNLIFLTFVFPLIGFLLLSFSRGRWSENLSALIGVGSIGLSAIVAAYVIWQFNVAPPEGGHYTLVLWKWMAVEGFKPDFALYVDGLSITMLGVVVGVGFLIHLFASWYMRGEAGYSRFFSYTNLFIASMLFLVLGDNLLFLYFGWEGVGLCSYLLIGFYYSNRNNGNAALKAFIVTRIGDVFMAIGLFILFQQVGTLNIQELLVLAPQKFQVGDFWITLATLMLLGGAVGKSAQLPLQTWLADAMAGPTPVSALIHAATMVTAGVYLIARTHGLFTLAPEILHLVGIVGGVTLVLAGFAALVQTDIKRILAYSTMSQIGYMFLALGVGAWDGAIFHLMTHAFFKALLFLASGAVIVACHHEQNIFKMGGLWKKLPLAYASFIVGGAALAALPLVTAGFYSKDEILWEAFASGNHGLLYAGLVGAFMTSLYTFRLIFITFHGEAKTEAHAGHGISHWLPLSVLIVLSTFVGAMIVPPLHGVLPESVGHAGGEAKHSLEIASGAIALAGILLAALLFLGKRRFVTAVANSGIGRFLSAWWFAAWGFDWIYDKLFVKPYLAISHVLRKDPLDQTIGLIPRMAKGGHTALSRTETGQLRWYAASMAAGAVLVIGAIVLVAV, encoded by the coding sequence ATGAATCTTATCTTTCTGACTTTCGTATTCCCCCTGATCGGTTTCCTGCTGCTGTCGTTCTCCCGTGGACGCTGGTCGGAAAACCTCTCGGCGCTGATCGGCGTGGGTTCCATTGGCTTGTCGGCGATTGTCGCCGCCTACGTCATCTGGCAATTCAACGTCGCACCCCCCGAAGGCGGTCACTACACCCTGGTACTGTGGAAGTGGATGGCGGTCGAAGGCTTCAAGCCTGACTTCGCCCTCTACGTCGACGGCCTGTCGATCACCATGCTCGGCGTGGTTGTCGGTGTGGGTTTCCTGATCCACCTGTTCGCGTCCTGGTACATGCGCGGCGAAGCGGGCTACTCGCGCTTCTTCTCGTACACCAACCTGTTTATCGCCAGCATGCTGTTCCTGGTGCTCGGCGATAACCTGTTGTTCCTGTACTTCGGCTGGGAAGGCGTGGGCCTGTGCTCGTACCTGTTGATCGGTTTCTACTACAGCAACCGCAACAACGGTAACGCCGCACTCAAGGCCTTCATCGTGACCCGGATCGGCGACGTGTTCATGGCCATCGGCCTGTTCATCCTGTTCCAGCAAGTCGGCACGCTGAACATCCAGGAACTGCTGGTGCTGGCACCGCAGAAATTCCAGGTCGGCGACTTCTGGATCACCCTGGCGACCTTGATGCTGCTGGGTGGCGCGGTCGGTAAATCGGCACAACTGCCGCTGCAAACCTGGCTCGCGGACGCGATGGCTGGTCCGACCCCGGTGTCGGCACTGATCCACGCCGCGACCATGGTGACTGCCGGTGTCTACCTGATCGCCCGTACCCACGGTCTGTTCACCCTGGCACCGGAAATCCTCCACCTGGTCGGCATCGTTGGTGGTGTGACGCTGGTACTGGCCGGTTTCGCCGCGCTGGTCCAAACCGACATCAAACGTATCCTCGCCTACTCGACCATGAGCCAGATCGGCTACATGTTCCTGGCGTTGGGCGTTGGTGCATGGGATGGCGCGATTTTCCACCTGATGACCCACGCCTTCTTCAAGGCCTTGCTGTTCCTTGCTTCCGGTGCGGTGATCGTTGCCTGCCACCACGAGCAGAACATCTTCAAGATGGGCGGTCTGTGGAAGAAACTGCCGCTGGCCTACGCCAGCTTCATCGTTGGTGGTGCCGCCCTCGCTGCTCTGCCACTGGTCACCGCAGGCTTCTACTCCAAGGACGAAATCCTTTGGGAAGCGTTCGCCAGCGGCAACCACGGTCTGCTCTACGCAGGTCTGGTCGGCGCGTTCATGACGTCGCTGTACACCTTCCGCCTGATCTTCATCACGTTCCACGGTGAAGCCAAGACCGAAGCCCACGCCGGTCACGGCATCTCGCACTGGCTGCCACTGTCGGTGCTGATCGTACTGTCGACTTTCGTCGGTGCGATGATCGTGCCGCCGCTGCACGGCGTTCTGCCAGAAAGCGTTGGTCATGCCGGTGGCGAAGCCAAGCACAGCCTGGAAATCGCTTCGGGCGCCATTGCCCTGGCCGGTATCCTGCTGGCAGCGCTGCTGTTCCTCGGCAAGCGTCGCTTCGTCACGGCAGTCGCCAACAGCGGCATCGGCCGTTTCCTTTCGGCCTGGTGGTTCGCCGCCTGGGGCTTCGACTGGATCTACGACAAACTGTTCGTCAAGCCTTACCTGGCGATCAGCCACGTACTGCGCAAAGACCCGCTCGACCAGACCATCGGTCTGATCCCGCGTATGGCCAAGGGTGGTCACACTGCCCTGAGCCGCACCGAGACCGGTCAACTGCGTTGGTACGCTGCTTCGATGGCTGCTGGTGCCGTGCTGGTGATTGGCGCCATCGTGCTGGTAGCGGTCTGA
- the nuoI gene encoding NADH-quinone oxidoreductase subunit NuoI — MFKYIGDIVKGTGTQLRSLVMVFGHGFRKRDTLQYPEEAVYLPPRYRGRIVLTRDPDGEERCVACNLCAVACPVGCISLQKAETEDGRWYPDFFRINFSRCIFCGLCEEACPTTAIQLTPDFEMAEFKRQDLVYEKEDLLISGPGKNPDYNFYRVAGMAIAGKPKGSAQNEAEPINVKSLLP; from the coding sequence ATGTTCAAATATATTGGCGACATCGTTAAGGGTACTGGTACCCAGTTGCGCAGCCTGGTCATGGTCTTCGGCCATGGCTTTCGCAAGCGCGACACCCTGCAATACCCGGAAGAAGCGGTCTACCTGCCACCACGCTACCGTGGTCGCATCGTCCTGACCCGCGACCCCGATGGCGAAGAGCGTTGCGTTGCCTGCAACCTGTGCGCCGTGGCTTGTCCGGTGGGTTGCATCTCGCTGCAGAAAGCTGAAACCGAAGACGGTCGCTGGTACCCGGACTTCTTCCGTATCAACTTCTCGCGCTGCATTTTCTGCGGTCTCTGCGAGGAAGCCTGTCCGACCACCGCGATCCAGCTGACCCCGGATTTCGAAATGGCCGAGTTCAAACGTCAGGACCTGGTGTACGAGAAAGAAGATCTGTTGATCTCCGGCCCCGGCAAAAACCCTGATTACAACTTCTATCGTGTTGCAGGTATGGCAATCGCTGGCAAGCCGAAAGGCTCCGCGCAGAACGAAGCCGAACCGATCAACGTGAAGAGCTTGCTGCCTTAA
- the nuoM gene encoding NADH-quinone oxidoreductase subunit M, translating into MILPWLILIPFIGGLLCWMGERFGATLPRWIALLTMTLELALGLWLWAHGDYSFAPAPGADPTWALEFKHVWIQRFGINVHLALDGLSLLMILLTGLLGILSVLCSWKEIQRHVGFFHLNLMWILGGVVGVFLALDLFMFFFFWEMMLVPMYFLIALWGHSSSDGKKTRIYAATKFFIFTQASGLIMLVAILGLVLVNFNNTGVITFNYADLLKTKMSMTTEYILMLGFFIAFAVKLPVVPFHSWLPDAHAQAPTAGSVDLAGILLKTAAYGLLRFALPLFPNASAEFAPIAMTLGLIGIFYGAFLAFAQTDIKRLIAFSSVSHMGFVLIGIYSGSQLALQGAVIQMLAHGVSAAALFILSGQLYERLHTRDMREMGGLWSRIAYLPAISLFFAAASLGLPGTGNFVGEFLILIGSFASWPWITAIATSGLVFGSVYSLIMIHRAYFGPSKSDSILHGMDARELIMVLGLAVLLVYLGVYPQPFLDTSAATMHGVQQWLGTAFTQLASAR; encoded by the coding sequence ATGATTCTGCCTTGGCTAATCCTGATCCCCTTCATCGGCGGCCTGCTGTGCTGGATGGGTGAGCGCTTCGGCGCTACCCTCCCGCGCTGGATTGCGCTGTTGACCATGACCCTGGAACTCGCCCTCGGCCTCTGGCTGTGGGCCCACGGTGACTATTCATTTGCCCCGGCGCCTGGCGCCGATCCGACCTGGGCGCTTGAGTTCAAGCATGTCTGGATCCAGCGCTTCGGCATCAACGTGCACCTGGCCCTCGACGGCCTGTCGCTGTTGATGATCCTGCTGACCGGCCTGCTGGGTATCCTCTCGGTACTCTGCTCGTGGAAAGAGATTCAACGTCACGTTGGCTTCTTCCACCTGAACCTGATGTGGATCCTGGGCGGCGTTGTCGGCGTGTTCCTCGCCCTCGACCTGTTCATGTTCTTCTTCTTCTGGGAAATGATGCTGGTGCCGATGTACTTCCTCATCGCGCTCTGGGGTCACAGTTCTTCGGACGGCAAGAAAACCCGGATCTACGCAGCGACCAAGTTCTTCATCTTCACTCAGGCTTCCGGCCTGATCATGCTGGTGGCGATCCTCGGTCTGGTGCTGGTCAACTTCAACAACACTGGCGTGATTACTTTCAACTACGCCGACCTGTTGAAAACCAAGATGTCGATGACCACCGAGTACATCCTGATGCTCGGCTTCTTCATCGCCTTCGCGGTCAAGCTGCCGGTCGTACCGTTCCACTCGTGGTTGCCTGATGCCCACGCCCAGGCGCCGACTGCCGGTTCCGTCGACCTCGCCGGTATCTTGCTGAAAACCGCTGCCTACGGTCTGCTGCGTTTCGCTCTGCCGCTGTTCCCGAACGCTTCGGCCGAGTTTGCGCCGATCGCCATGACCCTCGGTCTGATCGGGATCTTCTACGGTGCGTTCCTCGCTTTCGCACAAACCGACATCAAGCGTCTGATCGCCTTCTCGTCCGTTTCCCACATGGGTTTCGTGTTGATCGGCATCTACTCCGGCAGCCAACTGGCCCTGCAAGGTGCAGTGATCCAGATGTTGGCGCACGGTGTCTCGGCAGCCGCACTGTTTATCCTCAGCGGTCAGTTGTACGAGCGTCTGCACACGCGTGACATGCGTGAGATGGGCGGTCTGTGGTCGCGTATCGCTTACCTGCCGGCGATCAGCCTGTTCTTTGCAGCCGCGTCCTTGGGTCTGCCGGGTACCGGTAACTTTGTCGGTGAGTTCCTGATCCTGATCGGCTCCTTCGCAAGCTGGCCGTGGATCACTGCGATTGCCACCTCCGGTCTGGTGTTCGGTTCGGTCTACTCGCTGATCATGATCCACCGTGCCTACTTCGGTCCGTCGAAATCGGATTCGATCCTGCACGGCATGGACGCTCGCGAACTGATCATGGTGCTGGGCCTTGCGGTGCTGCTGGTTTACCTCGGCGTCTACCCGCAACCGTTCCTCGACACGTCTGCCGCCACGATGCATGGCGTGCAGCAGTGGCTCGGCACCGCCTTCACTCAACTCGCTTCGGCCCGGTAA
- a CDS encoding DUF1778 domain-containing protein yields the protein MSTTESVEKSKPVPINMRADEKKRNLIDLAAAMSGRDRTSFILEAACQKAEEVILDKRLFLLDDSAFDAFEQAIEANPARGNECLHQLLARPKRWS from the coding sequence ATGTCCACAACTGAAAGCGTTGAAAAATCCAAACCCGTTCCAATCAACATGAGAGCGGACGAAAAGAAACGTAATCTGATCGATTTGGCAGCCGCCATGTCTGGTCGTGATCGCACAAGTTTTATCCTGGAAGCTGCCTGCCAAAAAGCTGAAGAGGTGATTCTGGATAAACGACTGTTCCTTCTCGACGACAGCGCATTTGACGCATTCGAACAGGCTATTGAAGCCAATCCGGCTCGAGGTAACGAATGCCTGCACCAACTGCTCGCACGTCCAAAACGTTGGAGTTGA
- a CDS encoding OprD family porin: MVNPTKISMAALAVVVGAGPSTVFAEDKPEGFVEGSSLTVLNRNFYFNRDHRNGQSNPTGNGYSEAWAHAVISRFESGFTQGTVGVGVDAFAMIGLKLDTGDGRNGGRSSFDVLPVNSDGEARDEYTKVGGAAKIRAFDTVIKVGDVFPVNPMVAAGDSRLLPESFRGVTASNTSIEGLSVQGGRLHAMSQPVSSDMRENFATFYAGPVNSPWIAYGGGDYALNKNLSFSLYSSRLKDAWNQYYAGTAWTYPLSDDLSLFGGLNYYKAVDEGKQLLGEFDNNIWSGRVGVKLGAHSVALSRQRNNGNDDFDYLRQSDSIFLDNSIQYSDFNSPKERSWMVRYDLDMTTYGVPGLSFMTRYARGTDADYSNANAVYIRRDAEGNPLTDQKRWERDIEVKYVVQSGSMKDLSLRLRQATTRATAFESDLDEVRVIVEYPLAIL; this comes from the coding sequence ATGGTTAACCCTACAAAAATATCGATGGCTGCTTTAGCGGTGGTGGTCGGCGCCGGGCCGTCCACGGTGTTTGCTGAAGACAAGCCTGAAGGCTTTGTCGAAGGCAGCAGCCTGACAGTGCTCAACCGCAACTTCTACTTCAATCGTGATCATCGCAACGGCCAGTCCAACCCGACCGGCAACGGTTATTCCGAAGCCTGGGCGCACGCGGTGATAAGCAGGTTCGAATCCGGTTTTACTCAAGGCACCGTCGGCGTCGGGGTTGATGCGTTTGCGATGATCGGGCTGAAGCTCGACACCGGTGACGGCCGTAATGGCGGGCGCAGTTCGTTTGATGTGTTGCCGGTCAACAGTGACGGCGAGGCGCGGGACGAATACACCAAGGTGGGCGGTGCCGCGAAAATCCGGGCGTTCGATACGGTGATCAAGGTCGGTGATGTGTTCCCGGTCAACCCGATGGTCGCGGCCGGTGACTCGCGCTTGCTGCCGGAAAGTTTTCGCGGGGTGACGGCGAGCAACACCAGCATCGAAGGTCTGTCGGTGCAGGGCGGTCGATTGCATGCGATGAGCCAACCGGTGTCCAGCGACATGCGCGAGAACTTCGCCACGTTCTACGCAGGTCCAGTCAATTCGCCGTGGATCGCTTATGGCGGTGGCGATTATGCGCTGAACAAGAATCTCAGTTTCAGCCTGTACTCCAGTCGGCTCAAGGATGCCTGGAACCAGTACTACGCTGGTACCGCATGGACGTATCCGCTGTCGGACGACCTATCACTGTTCGGTGGCCTGAACTATTACAAAGCCGTCGACGAGGGAAAACAACTGCTCGGCGAATTCGACAACAACATCTGGAGCGGCCGCGTTGGCGTCAAGCTTGGTGCCCACTCCGTCGCCCTCTCCCGCCAGCGCAACAACGGTAATGACGACTTCGATTACCTGCGCCAGTCCGACTCGATATTCCTCGACAACTCGATCCAGTACAGCGACTTCAACTCGCCGAAAGAACGTTCGTGGATGGTGCGGTATGACCTCGACATGACGACCTATGGCGTGCCCGGTCTGTCATTCATGACCCGTTACGCACGCGGCACCGACGCCGATTATTCGAACGCCAACGCCGTGTACATACGCCGCGATGCCGAGGGTAATCCGCTGACCGATCAGAAACGTTGGGAGCGCGATATCGAAGTCAAATACGTGGTGCAAAGCGGTTCGATGAAAGACCTGTCGCTGCGCTTGCGCCAGGCCACAACTCGCGCCACGGCGTTCGAGTCGGATCTGGATGAAGTGCGGGTGATTGTCGAGTATCCGCTGGCGATTCTCTGA
- the nuoH gene encoding NADH-quinone oxidoreductase subunit NuoH: MTWFTPEVIDVILSVVKAIVILLAVVVAGALLSFVERRLLGWWQDRYGPNRVGPFGMFQIAADMLKMFFKEDWTPPFADKVIFTLAPVVAMSALLIAFAIIPITPTWGVADLNIGLLFFFAMAGLSVYAVLFAGWSSNNKFALLGSLRASAQTVSYEVFMGLALMGIVVQVGSFNMRDIVEYQAQNLWFIIPQFFGFCTFFIAGVAVTHRHPFDQPEAEQELADGYHIEYAGMKWGMFFVGEYIGIILISALLVTLFFGGWHGPFGILPQLAFVWFALKTAFFIMLFILLRASIPRPRYDQVMDFSWKFCLPLTLINLLVTAAVVLWNTPAVAVQ; the protein is encoded by the coding sequence ATGACCTGGTTCACCCCTGAAGTGATCGATGTGATCCTCTCGGTCGTCAAAGCCATCGTGATTCTGCTGGCCGTAGTGGTTGCGGGCGCGTTGCTCAGCTTTGTCGAACGTCGCCTGCTGGGCTGGTGGCAGGACCGTTACGGTCCGAACCGCGTTGGCCCGTTCGGCATGTTCCAGATCGCCGCCGACATGCTGAAGATGTTCTTCAAGGAAGACTGGACCCCGCCGTTTGCCGACAAAGTGATCTTCACTTTGGCACCGGTGGTGGCGATGTCCGCCCTGCTGATCGCGTTTGCGATCATCCCGATCACCCCGACCTGGGGCGTCGCGGATCTGAACATCGGCCTGCTGTTCTTCTTCGCCATGGCCGGTCTGTCGGTCTACGCGGTGCTGTTCGCCGGCTGGTCGAGTAACAACAAGTTCGCCCTGCTCGGCAGCTTGCGTGCGTCGGCGCAGACCGTGTCCTACGAAGTGTTCATGGGCCTGGCCCTGATGGGCATCGTGGTTCAGGTCGGCTCGTTCAACATGCGCGACATCGTCGAGTACCAGGCGCAGAACCTGTGGTTCATCATTCCGCAGTTCTTCGGCTTCTGTACTTTCTTCATCGCTGGCGTCGCCGTGACTCACCGTCACCCGTTCGACCAGCCGGAAGCGGAACAGGAACTGGCCGACGGTTACCACATTGAATACGCTGGTATGAAATGGGGCATGTTCTTCGTCGGTGAATACATCGGCATCATCCTGATCTCGGCGCTGCTGGTCACCCTGTTCTTCGGTGGCTGGCACGGTCCGTTCGGCATCTTGCCGCAACTGGCCTTCGTCTGGTTCGCACTGAAGACCGCGTTCTTCATCATGCTGTTCATCCTGCTGCGCGCTTCCATTCCGCGTCCGCGTTATGACCAGGTGATGGATTTCAGCTGGAAATTCTGCCTGCCACTGACCCTGATCAATTTGCTGGTGACCGCTGCGGTCGTGTTGTGGAACACGCCTGCAGTCGCGGTTCAGTGA
- the nuoN gene encoding NADH-quinone oxidoreductase subunit NuoN, translated as MEFTIQHFIALAPLLITSLTIIVVMLAIAWRRNHSQTFLISVAGLNLALLSILPALKVAPLAVTPLLQIDTFACLYMALILVATLACVTLAHAYLGDGGSGYPGNREELYLLILMAAAGGLVLVSAQHLAGLFIGLELLSVPVYGLVAYAFFNKRSLEAGIKYMVLSAAGSAFLLFGMALLYADSGSLSFVGIGQALAATGLPSSLAQLGLGMMLIGLAFKLSLVPFHLWTPDVYEGAPAPVAAFLATASKVAVFAVMVRLFQISPAASSGVLSDVLTVIAIASILFGNLLALTQSNLKRLLGYSSIAHFGYLLIALVASKGLAVEAIGVYLVTYVITSLGAFGVITLMSSPYNGRDADALYEYRGLFWRRPYLTAVLTVMMLSLAGIPLTAGFIGKFYIIATGVESHQWWLVGSLVLGSAIGVFYYLRVMVTLYLIEPNLRRHDAQLHWEQKAGGVMLLAIALVAFFLGVYPQPLLTLVQQAGLAG; from the coding sequence ATGGAATTCACGATTCAACACTTTATTGCGCTTGCGCCACTGTTGATCACCAGCCTCACCATTATCGTGGTGATGCTGGCAATCGCCTGGCGCCGCAACCACTCGCAGACCTTCCTGATCTCGGTCGCCGGTCTGAACCTGGCCTTGCTGTCGATCCTCCCAGCCCTGAAAGTCGCGCCTCTGGCCGTGACCCCATTGCTGCAAATCGACACCTTCGCTTGCCTGTACATGGCGCTGATCCTGGTCGCCACACTCGCCTGCGTCACCCTCGCCCACGCCTATCTGGGCGATGGCGGTTCGGGTTACCCAGGCAACCGTGAAGAACTGTACCTGCTGATCCTGATGGCCGCCGCCGGTGGTCTGGTTCTGGTCAGCGCGCAGCACCTGGCCGGTTTGTTCATCGGTCTGGAACTGCTCTCGGTACCGGTTTACGGTCTGGTGGCTTACGCCTTCTTCAACAAGCGTTCGCTGGAAGCCGGCATCAAGTACATGGTGCTGTCGGCCGCCGGTTCCGCGTTCCTGTTGTTCGGTATGGCGCTGCTGTACGCCGACTCGGGTTCGCTGAGCTTCGTTGGTATCGGTCAGGCTCTGGCTGCGACTGGCCTGCCTAGCTCGCTGGCACAACTGGGCCTGGGCATGATGCTGATCGGTCTGGCGTTCAAGCTGTCGCTGGTACCGTTCCACCTGTGGACGCCGGACGTTTACGAAGGTGCTCCGGCACCGGTGGCGGCGTTCCTTGCGACCGCTTCCAAGGTTGCGGTGTTTGCGGTGATGGTGCGTCTGTTCCAGATCTCCCCTGCCGCGAGCAGTGGTGTACTGAGCGACGTGCTGACCGTAATCGCGATCGCCTCGATCCTGTTCGGTAACCTGTTGGCCCTGACCCAAAGCAACCTCAAGCGTCTGCTCGGTTACTCGTCCATCGCGCACTTCGGCTACCTGCTAATCGCCCTGGTGGCGAGCAAGGGTCTGGCGGTGGAAGCCATCGGCGTGTACCTGGTCACCTACGTGATCACGAGCCTCGGCGCCTTCGGCGTGATTACCCTGATGTCCTCGCCGTACAACGGCCGTGACGCGGACGCCCTGTACGAATACCGCGGCCTGTTCTGGCGCCGTCCGTACCTGACCGCCGTGCTGACCGTGATGATGCTGTCGCTGGCAGGTATCCCGCTGACCGCTGGCTTCATCGGCAAGTTCTACATCATCGCTACCGGTGTCGAATCGCACCAATGGTGGCTGGTCGGTTCCTTGGTACTGGGCAGCGCCATCGGCGTCTTCTACTACCTGCGCGTGATGGTCACCCTGTACCTGATCGAGCCAAACCTGCGTCGCCACGACGCCCAGCTGCACTGGGAACAGAAGGCAGGCGGCGTGATGCTGCTGGCCATCGCCCTGGTCGCGTTCTTCCTGGGTGTGTACCCGCAGCCATTGCTGACTCTGGTTCAGCAGGCGGGTCTGGCGGGCTGA
- the nuoJ gene encoding NADH-quinone oxidoreductase subunit J: protein MEFAFYFASGIAVVSTLRVVTNTNPVHALLYLIISLIAVAMTFFALGAPFAGVLEVIAYAGAIMVLFVFVVMMLNLGPASVQQERVWLKPGIWAGPVILAALLLAELLYVLFAHQSGQAIGHTTVDAKAVGISLFGPYLLVVELASMLLLAAAVTAFHLGRNEAKE from the coding sequence ATGGAATTCGCTTTCTATTTCGCATCGGGTATCGCTGTTGTGTCCACGCTTCGCGTAGTCACCAACACCAATCCTGTGCACGCCCTGCTCTACCTGATCATCTCGTTGATCGCCGTGGCCATGACCTTCTTCGCACTCGGCGCACCGTTCGCCGGCGTGCTGGAAGTGATCGCCTACGCCGGCGCCATCATGGTGCTCTTCGTGTTCGTGGTGATGATGCTCAACCTCGGCCCGGCCTCGGTTCAGCAAGAACGCGTCTGGCTCAAGCCCGGCATCTGGGCCGGTCCGGTGATTCTCGCCGCGCTGCTGCTGGCCGAACTGCTGTATGTGCTGTTCGCTCACCAGAGCGGTCAGGCCATCGGCCACACCACCGTAGACGCGAAAGCCGTGGGCATCAGCCTGTTCGGCCCGTACCTGCTGGTGGTCGAACTCGCCTCGATGCTGCTGCTTGCTGCAGCCGTCACGGCGTTCCATTTGGGCCGTAACGAGGCGAAGGAGTAA
- the nuoK gene encoding NADH-quinone oxidoreductase subunit NuoK, with protein MPAIPLEHGLAVAGILFCLGLVGLMVRRNILFVLMSLEVMMNASALAFIVAGARWGQPDGQIMFILVISLAAAEASIGLAILLQLYRRFHTLDIDAASEMRG; from the coding sequence ATGCCTGCTATCCCTCTCGAACATGGATTGGCCGTTGCCGGCATCCTGTTCTGCCTTGGTCTGGTCGGCCTGATGGTCCGCCGCAACATTTTGTTCGTGTTGATGAGTCTGGAAGTGATGATGAACGCCTCTGCACTGGCGTTCATTGTTGCTGGCGCCCGTTGGGGCCAGCCGGATGGACAGATCATGTTCATCCTGGTGATCAGCCTTGCAGCCGCCGAGGCCAGTATTGGTCTGGCGATCCTGCTGCAACTGTATCGCCGCTTCCACACGCTCGATATCGACGCTGCCAGTGAGATGCGCGGATGA